TATATGCACCTCAGCCTGAACATTCAGGCTCATCAATCGAAAAATCAGATAAAAAAGACTCTGATAATACTGTTCGTTCAACTCGCGTACCGCGTAAGGAATTGCAGCAAACAGCGAGGAAAGGATGTTGAAAAACTGCTCTGGGTTATTCTGATCCAGGGCATCATGCAGTTGCCAAAGATCATCGGTGACAGCACCGGACTCGTTACCGGAAAAAACTTCCGCCAAATGAGTGAGAAAGGATTCACGCACCTCGCGGTTAGGATAATCCAAGGTATACAAACGCCGAACTGGATTATACTCCCGGATTGTCAGATATCCGGTCTGAAGCAGCAAGGCCACTATATCCAGCTGCGTCACGTCAAACGTTGCCAAAGCGTTGATTCCCACCTGTTTCCCTTCCAGCGAAGGCACATCATAACGATTCTTTTGAATCAAACTCACCAGAAAGGCAGGCGTCGCTGTTTCAAACCACCAATTTCGGAACTCGGCAAAATCAAAGAGCTGAAGACAGGAAAAGGGATTATACACGCTTCCTCCATCCTGATGAAAGCAATAGCCGTTGTACCAATTTCTGACCGCTTCCAGAAAATCTCGGCGTTCACTGCCCAATTCCGCTGCTGTCCGATCAATCCACTCGGCAAAAAATGTTTCTAGCTCCTCCTGCGTATAACCGAGCAAGCCCGCATAATCGCGGGCCATAGAGAGATCTGTCAGGTGATTGATATCTGAGAAAACAGAAACCCGTGAAAACCGACTGACACCGGTCAAAAAGACAAAGCGCAGGTTAGCATCCTGGGCCTTAAGGATGGCGAAAAAATTCCGCAGACTATCCCGGATCGCCGCTGCCTTTTTCGTGTCCGTTATATGATTAAGAATCGGCTTATCGTATTCATCAACCAGGACAACTACCCGATTTTTCGCAGCGAGATCTTCTATCAACCGATCCAAAACATATGCAGGTTCCAAGTCGGAAGCCAGAACCACGCCGTTTGCCTCGGCAGCCATGCGAAGCTGATGAATAATCCCGGATTTCAGGGTTTCCTGGGTATCGCCGATGACCTTGGACATATCAATCCGAATGACCGGATGGACAGGCCAGTCAAAATCCGCGCTGCTGATCCATAAATCCGCAAACAACTCTCTGCGCCCCTGAAAAATGGCAGCCAATGTAGAAACCAACAGAGACTTGCCAAAACGGCGGGGTCGGGAGAGAAAGACCGCTTTTCTGTTCGTGATCATCTGAAAAATCAGACGGGTTTTATCCACATAGAGATAGTCTTCCTCAATCAACTCGGGAAAACTTTGCAGGCCGACCGGGAGTTTTTTCAGGTTACTCATGGTTGTATTTTTTTCAAGGAAAGCAGCAGCCGATCAATGCCAGCGGCCAGGAAAATACCCAGCGCATAGGCGATCAGATCAGACCAGAGAAAGCCGAAGCCAAGCACAAAACCAAGCAGGCGGATAGAACGGAGATAGTCCAGCCAGGCCGGATGAAAGAGCTGAGAAATTTCTATGAGGTACGCAGTGATCAGCGCAATGCAGAAAGAAAATTTCGTGGAAAGGCGAAACAGGAGAGCGTAGAGAAAAAAGACCAGCATGGCCCAGAGAAAATCACCGGCATAGGTGACATACCAGCCCGGCAGGTATTGCGGAGCAAGGCGGGCAGGCAGGCCGAGTGCGATGATGATTACAATCAGCGGGAGATAGACCAGCAGGTTGCGCTGTACTTTTTCCATCAATCATCTCCTGCCAGTGAAGAACTATAATCGATCCATATGATTGGCATGACAGATAGCCACGGCTAGGGCATCGGCGGCATCGCTGCTCGGTGCGCCGCTGAGGCCGAGCAGGGTGCGCACCATGTGCTGGACCTGCTCCTTTTCCGCATGCCCGTAGCCTGCCACAGCCTGCTTGACCACCCGGGGTGTGTAATCATACACTGACAGCCCCTGTTTCATGGCCGCCGTCACAGCCGCGCCTCTGGCCTGACCGAGTTTGAGGGCCGAGCGCACATTATGGGCGGAAAACAGGTCTTCCACCGCTGCGACCTCCGGCGTATGTTGTTCCATCACCTCGGAGAGTCCGTCAAAGATGATCAACAGGCGACGGGAAAAATCCTTTTCCGTGCCGGTACGAATAGTACCGCAGGTGACAAACCCCAGTCCCGGCCCCTGCTTATCAATAATGCCGTAGCCGGTAATCCGGGAACCAGGATCAATGCCGATGATCCGCACCGGCTCGGACTGGCGATACTGTGCCCGGAATCCGCCTATGACAGGGCCTCTATGATTTCGTCTGGGATGTCAAAATTGGCATGGACTTTCTGGACATCGTCATGATCTTCCAGATTATCCAGCAGGTTCAGCAGATTCTTGGCCGGTTTCTCTTCAGCCACTTCCACGGTATTCTGCGGTACCATTGAAATAGATGCCTCATCCATCTTGATCTCGGCTTTTTCCAAGGTATCAACCACATCGTTAAAGTCCTCGGGAGCGGTGAGAATGCGGAAGCTACCTTCCTCTTCGACCACGTCTTCCGCACCAGCCTCAATAGCCAGCTCCATCAGCTCTTCTTCATCCACGCCTTCAGCGTCAACCGTAATCACACCCCGCTGATCAAACATCCAGGCCACGCAGCCGGACTCACCGAGATTGCCGTTACTCTTGGCAAAATAATGACGGATATCCGCTACGGTACGGTTCTTATTATCGGTCATAGTCTCCACCAGCACAGCCACGCCAGCAGGCCCGTAGCCCTCGTAGAGGATCTCTTCGTAGACCGCGCCGTCCAGATCACCGCTCCCTTTTTTGATGGCTCGGTCGATATTATCCTTGGGCATGTTCTCGGTCTTGGCCGCATTAATGGCACTGCGCAACCTGGGATTGCCGTCCGGGTCGCCGCCGCCCATCTTGGCCGCCACAGTGATCTCTTTGATCAATTTGGTGAAAATCTTGCCTCGTTTTGCATCATTGGCACCTTTCTTCCTCTTAATGGTGCTCCATTTTGAATGTCCTGACACGGTTACTTCTCCTTTGTTACTTTAAAATCATGTAGAAACCGGCATGGCCGGTATTTTCCTTAAATAAACCTCGTGTTTTCCCTATCCATGATGTCTTTTTCTGTGACAATTAGGACAAAGAGCAAGTAGATTTTCTCTACTATCTGGCCCATCTTCTGCCAAGGGAATAATATGATGAACCTCTAAATACGGCTCACCGGTCTTCTTACTGACAAACGGTGCTGGTTTATTGCAATCCTGACATTTTCCTCCAGCTTGTCGTTTGGTCAATTCAACAAGATACGGGTTGCGCAGGTAAACAGATGTTGTTGCCTGGATCTTACGACGGCCTTGTTTTTGTTTCTTCGACAATGCCAATAGCCGATCATCAGATATCTTCCTTATCTGACGTTCAATACGTACCTCATTCTTATAGATTGCATCCTGCACGAAAGAAGGATGAGGCAGTTGCCTACCGACAAGACTGGATAGATACTCCACTGCGCCAACAGAATGCGCACTTCTCATTTGCGGCAAAATTTTTGTATGTGAGATAGCGTACTGGATGAATTGCCCATTACTTTTTTTTATGAACGGAAGCAAGTAAGGAACATTTTTTGTGAGCACCAACCCAACTGAATCAGGAACCTTGTCAAGGCAATCTGGAGACTCGCCAAATATCTTTGTGTTTATGGGGAGACCATTCCTATACCCTCTGAAATATAACTCAATCGTCCTGCCAAGTATTGACTCAGGAATAGAGCTTCTGAGGCATAGAACTAAAATTTCATCTTTATCTATCTGAATGCAGTATTCCTGCCCTATATTGAAGCGAAGAAATTTTCCGTTTATATCTAAATTTAAATTCCAATTATCAGCATTAAACTTATGCGCATACTCAATTTGCCCTGATAAAAAGTCTGCTATTTTTTGAATGGAGCCGTGTTTTGTAAAAAACGTATTGATCCACACTTCCGCATCTACAAAGCTATTCCTGTCTATGTTGACCATTTATTCAGTCATATAAATGAACGACCTTCAACCCTTTCTCTTTTTGAAGATAGTCACTGATGCAATGACGATGGCAAAACGAAGGCTTATTTTCAAAGCAAGTCAAAGCAAGCCTCCCATACTGATCCATAAGATCAATGAGCTTAGAGAGGTGCTTCTTTTTCCCCGACATATCTTTCCTGTAGTCGGCAAAAAGATGCTGGTAATCAACGGCCGTATGCAGATGTTTTCTTTTGCCGGAGGTAATGCCCAACTCTGGAATATGCAAATATTCGATCCCTACCGTCGGGAGCAGCTCTGACAGGCGTCCTTTTGAAAAACCGAACTTCCTGCTGATCGGATTCATTCGGACATCACAAAGCAAACGGATTTTCTGCTGCATAAGCCGGGTGACATATTGCTCAAAGGATATCCCCTCGTAACCTATGGTAAAAAGAACAGACTCTCCTTCAAAATACTTTACTTTGTTCTGCTCAACGGCGTTTGAAGAAAAAAGATGTTCCTGGCGATATTTTTTACCACGAGCAAAAAAGAGTAATTTCAGAGCCTCTGCCTGCTTTAACCCTTTTTCATGAGGCAGATTACGTAACACTCTTATATGATTATTTTCTATTTCAAGCCAGCCCGATTCATGCAGCACCTCAAGATCGTTAACAGCCTGAAAGGAATGAAAACCCCGCCCGGATGAAATAAAATCATAGTAGGAAATTTCTGTCTCGCGCTGAGACAGAAAAAGAACTTTTTGAAACTCCGCCCCTGTTACACCATTTTCCAGATTTTGCAGCAGCGTCATAATGTAACGCTGCCTGTAATACTTTGGATACCGCACCGGAACAGTTTCTTTTTTCACAACACTTCTCATTCATACAACCTGTTTTACCATAGCCGCCAAAATCCCCATAATCTTCCCAGCCTGCTCAATATGATATTCCTTCCTGTCAATACCGGCCTCAGCACCCGTCAATTTCAAAAATTTCCAAACACTGCCGGTTGTCACCACCCCATAAATATTCTCAACAGTATTTCCTTCCTGCTCATTAAAAATTCGTGCCGCCACCATCTCGGCCAGACACTGCCCTATCCCGGCATTAATATTTTCATTCTTCGCCTCAACAACAGCAATGACCGGGGAGGTGAGGAAAAATTGTTCCGCAGACAGACTGATGATAAAATCACAGAATCCATTCAGCCTTTTCTCTTTGTCCACATCAAAATCAATCCCGGAAAACAGACTGACCTGACCGTTCAAAGAAGCCCGCAACTCCAACAGCACATAGGCAATGATAAATTCAGAGCGGGCCTTTTCCGTATTCACAGCTAAGGCCAAGGGAACATATTCGTCGAGTTTTTTGACCACACTGTCATCTAGCCGAATAACTTCAACGCCTTCAAACAGGGCCTTGTCTTCAATAATCGTCAGGCCAAATGCTTCTTTGACCTGTTTTATCGTAAATTCACTGTACGGCATACGTCCCTCCCGAACATTGTGCAGTCTTCCTACCGCTTAAACCCGCGCCCCAGCAAAAAAACCTCCCGGCTCTCAGTACGGGAACTCTGCGGCTTCACCACCTTGATCGTCGCAAAACGCTGTTTACATTCCTGCTGAAATTCAGGGAAATCTCCCCCTTGAAAGACCTTGCAGTAAAAGCTGCCGTTTTCGTGCAACATCAGATTAGCAATATCCAAAGCCCGACGACACAGGCGCAGGGAGTGCTGGTGATCGGAAAACTGATTACCGGTGGTTCTCGGAGCCATATCGCTGATCAGGGCGTGAAAACCGGGCCAAAGTTTGCGCAGCTCAGGGACCAGTTCATCAGAATAGACATCATAACAGAGCCAATGAATTTCAGCATGGTCTTTTTGGGTGGGAATATCGGTATGCTGGAGATCTACCCCGACAACCGCCCCTTTTTCTCCGACCACCTTGGCAGCATACAAACTCCAGCTGCCTGGATGACATCCCAGATCCAGGACGCGCTGTTTTGTCTTGAGAAATTTATGCTTTTTCTGAGCCTCTTCCAGCTTGTACACCGAGCGAGCCGGATAATTATCCTTTTTCGCCTTATGAAAATAAAAATCCTGTTCTTTGCGCATAATGATGTAAGATGAGTGTGTTCAGATTATCAGGTTCTTTTTTCCGCTGCCGAGGCTGTCAAAGCTAAAGCCAAGGCTTGGGCACGGGTACTGATCCGCTGTTCCATATGGGCCTCTTCCACCAGCTCCAGGATTTCACGGAACAGGGGGCCGGGCGTGAGGCGGAGTTCTTCGATCAGATCCCTGCCCGTAATCAAGGGCGGAGCCGTGCGCACCGGGGTCACATGCTTTTCCTCGACCTGAAGCAGACGGTCAAAAAGTCCGGCCACCTCCTGCTCAATATCATCAGGGCTGGCCTCACCTTTCCCAGCCAAAGCATCGGACATGGCGACCAGAAACAAACCAGGAAGGTGTTCTCCAATTTTTCGCACCAGACGCAGACAGGCTTTCAGGGTCAGCTTGCCCTGCCGCTGATTATTGGCAAGAAAAAACGGACGCATATGGCCACCAATCAACCGAGCGACCAGCGCAGTGTCTTCTTTGGCCCAACGAAGCCGCCGGGCGATCTCGGTCAGGATATCCGCGCCGCGCAGGTCGTGATTATAAAAGGTGATCCGCCCGCCTTTGTCCTCATTGATCCCATAGGTAACGGGTTTGCCCACATCATGGAACAGAGCAGCCCATTTCATCTGCACCTGCCGTTTTTTCGCTCTCAGATACTCCTCCATAACAGGGAAAGTCGCAGGGAAATAATGGGCAAGATCTGCAAGCACCAGCTCCATCTGATACAGGGCCTCCAAACAATGCTCAAACACATCAAGATGATGACTGGCAGGCTGATCCATGCCCTGCCCTGCCCGCAGTTCCGGCAGAATCTCCCAAAGCAAACCACATTCACGCATTTCGATAAAGGTCTGATGCGCTCGGGGAGAAGCCATGATCAGATCCAATTCATAGGCGACCCGCTCTTTGGATACCCGATCAATGCTTTCTCGCTGCTGCTGAACCTGCTCCAAGGTATCCGGCGCAACCGTAAACCCAAGCACCGCAGCAAAACGAAAAACCCGCAGCATCCGCAGAGGATCATCGGGAAAACTCTTTTTTCCCACAGCCCGCACCCGCTGCTGCTTCAAGTCAGCAAGACCACCAGTAGAATCAATGACCGGCAGCCTGTCCTGATCTTGACAACGACCAGTCAGCAGATCATGCACCGGCACGGCCAAGGCATTGACGGTGATATCGCGTTGTTCCAGATCCTCTTCAATCGTTCGAGCACCGGCTCGAAATGAAGAAAAGTCCACATCCAGCCCCTGCCGGAGAACCACCCGAGCTGCATCTTCCTCCCGGCCCAGCTCTACATAGGTGCCGCCGGTAAGCTGCCGCAATCGCTCCGCCCATTGCTCCGCATCGTGGGATACGGTCAGATCAAGATCGCCAGGTACCCGCCCCATGAGCAAATCCCGCACTGCCCCGCCAACCAAATAGATTTCGCCACCAAATTTTTGATGCACGGCTGCCAGCTTCTCCACTAACCCGTCCGGGAACAGGGCCAGTACGGTAGCAGCAGAAAGGATATACTTATCATTCTTTTTCATAATGGGCAACTATACCAAGAGATCA
This is a stretch of genomic DNA from Candidatus Electrothrix rattekaaiensis. It encodes these proteins:
- a CDS encoding DUF2809 domain-containing protein — its product is MEKVQRNLLVYLPLIVIIIALGLPARLAPQYLPGWYVTYAGDFLWAMLVFFLYALLFRLSTKFSFCIALITAYLIEISQLFHPAWLDYLRSIRLLGFVLGFGFLWSDLIAYALGIFLAAGIDRLLLSLKKIQP
- a CDS encoding YebC/PmpR family DNA-binding transcriptional regulator — its product is MSGHSKWSTIKRKKGANDAKRGKIFTKLIKEITVAAKMGGGDPDGNPRLRSAINAAKTENMPKDNIDRAIKKGSGDLDGAVYEEILYEGYGPAGVAVLVETMTDNKNRTVADIRHYFAKSNGNLGESGCVAWMFDQRGVITVDAEGVDEEELMELAIEAGAEDVVEEEGSFRILTAPEDFNDVVDTLEKAEIKMDEASISMVPQNTVEVAEEKPAKNLLNLLDNLEDHDDVQKVHANFDIPDEIIEALS
- a CDS encoding DUF488 domain-containing protein, translated to MKKETVPVRYPKYYRQRYIMTLLQNLENGVTGAEFQKVLFLSQRETEISYYDFISSGRGFHSFQAVNDLEVLHESGWLEIENNHIRVLRNLPHEKGLKQAEALKLLFFARGKKYRQEHLFSSNAVEQNKVKYFEGESVLFTIGYEGISFEQYVTRLMQQKIRLLCDVRMNPISRKFGFSKGRLSELLPTVGIEYLHIPELGITSGKRKHLHTAVDYQHLFADYRKDMSGKKKHLSKLIDLMDQYGRLALTCFENKPSFCHRHCISDYLQKEKGLKVVHLYD
- a CDS encoding ATP-binding protein, which produces MSNLKKLPVGLQSFPELIEEDYLYVDKTRLIFQMITNRKAVFLSRPRRFGKSLLVSTLAAIFQGRRELFADLWISSADFDWPVHPVIRIDMSKVIGDTQETLKSGIIHQLRMAAEANGVVLASDLEPAYVLDRLIEDLAAKNRVVVLVDEYDKPILNHITDTKKAAAIRDSLRNFFAILKAQDANLRFVFLTGVSRFSRVSVFSDINHLTDLSMARDYAGLLGYTQEELETFFAEWIDRTAAELGSERRDFLEAVRNWYNGYCFHQDGGSVYNPFSCLQLFDFAEFRNWWFETATPAFLVSLIQKNRYDVPSLEGKQVGINALATFDVTQLDIVALLLQTGYLTIREYNPVRRLYTLDYPNREVRESFLTHLAEVFSGNESGAVTDDLWQLHDALDQNNPEQFFNILSSLFAAIPYAVRELNEQYYQSLFYLIFRLMSLNVQAEVHIATGRIDAVVELDSGVWIFEFKFNRSADEALRQIYEKGYAEPWKGESRPVRVVGVNFDSEKRNIGEWKVESGKAI
- a CDS encoding HNH endonuclease signature motif containing protein; protein product: MVNIDRNSFVDAEVWINTFFTKHGSIQKIADFLSGQIEYAHKFNADNWNLNLDINGKFLRFNIGQEYCIQIDKDEILVLCLRSSIPESILGRTIELYFRGYRNGLPINTKIFGESPDCLDKVPDSVGLVLTKNVPYLLPFIKKSNGQFIQYAISHTKILPQMRSAHSVGAVEYLSSLVGRQLPHPSFVQDAIYKNEVRIERQIRKISDDRLLALSKKQKQGRRKIQATTSVYLRNPYLVELTKRQAGGKCQDCNKPAPFVSKKTGEPYLEVHHIIPLAEDGPDSRENLLALCPNCHRKRHHG
- a CDS encoding HD domain-containing protein, giving the protein MKKNDKYILSAATVLALFPDGLVEKLAAVHQKFGGEIYLVGGAVRDLLMGRVPGDLDLTVSHDAEQWAERLRQLTGGTYVELGREEDAARVVLRQGLDVDFSSFRAGARTIEEDLEQRDITVNALAVPVHDLLTGRCQDQDRLPVIDSTGGLADLKQQRVRAVGKKSFPDDPLRMLRVFRFAAVLGFTVAPDTLEQVQQQRESIDRVSKERVAYELDLIMASPRAHQTFIEMRECGLLWEILPELRAGQGMDQPASHHLDVFEHCLEALYQMELVLADLAHYFPATFPVMEEYLRAKKRQVQMKWAALFHDVGKPVTYGINEDKGGRITFYNHDLRGADILTEIARRLRWAKEDTALVARLIGGHMRPFFLANNQRQGKLTLKACLRLVRKIGEHLPGLFLVAMSDALAGKGEASPDDIEQEVAGLFDRLLQVEEKHVTPVRTAPPLITGRDLIEELRLTPGPLFREILELVEEAHMEQRISTRAQALALALTASAAEKRT
- a CDS encoding RlmE family RNA methyltransferase, translated to MRKEQDFYFHKAKKDNYPARSVYKLEEAQKKHKFLKTKQRVLDLGCHPGSWSLYAAKVVGEKGAVVGVDLQHTDIPTQKDHAEIHWLCYDVYSDELVPELRKLWPGFHALISDMAPRTTGNQFSDHQHSLRLCRRALDIANLMLHENGSFYCKVFQGGDFPEFQQECKQRFATIKVVKPQSSRTESREVFLLGRGFKR
- the ruvC gene encoding crossover junction endodeoxyribonuclease RuvC; this translates as MRIIGIDPGSRITGYGIIDKQGPGLGFVTCGTIRTGTEKDFSRRLLIIFDGLSEVMEQHTPEVAAVEDLFSAHNVRSALKLGQARGAAVTAAMKQGLSVYDYTPRVVKQAVAGYGHAEKEQVQHMVRTLLGLSGAPSSDAADALAVAICHANHMDRL